Proteins from a single region of Harmonia axyridis chromosome 4, icHarAxyr1.1, whole genome shotgun sequence:
- the LOC123678868 gene encoding T-cell activation inhibitor, mitochondrial isoform X2, with translation MLHLNRNIPYLPTFRNIRCLSTSEISTALKPFYFAVHPDLFGQYPEQRIINENSLQQLSSIMETLQNKRAVKPITLPFYLKGKEKNGSFRYVKINIKSPNLRETVLTILKSCDLSTEYVDKIPKPPEPTYISQTIKVNVDKMDFSNLSENDPIFGQFVIKQKIKEAQDSFKLRNWLFKNHQKAKLLGEKNRPLAEEVKRLQEAIREEWDLLEIKWNCGWNETQYRGCLQSFMALAEQHPDAMHQLKGKVLVFAPFTGISLDGHIMLNSAEVRHNWLELIKNVSSYDAVLARIPNFEKAVSQVLRNIKIGRRKFMFKIMAGEYERNLMQITTSMSDYLSYRKFPKIWPATLQNFELVVENEAGPLMVSPTGQFIIPSSLPGQLLVNFITTHMEEAKIKANNYKQDKHKEKYLHSKCKNDFKLEFLTKDDNVTPELMIKCCEKLLNNKNEVDTFLEGMTLNICTYYSVLSDGVICIPWNFEL, from the exons ATGTTGCATCTTAATAGAAA tatcCCCTACCTACCTACATTTAGAAATATTAGATGCCTGAGTACTTCTGAAATATCAACAGCCTTGAAACCATTTTATTTTGCTGTACATCCAGATCTTTTTGGGCAGTATCCTGAGCAAAGG ATCATAAATGAGAACTCTCTCCAGCAGTTGAGTTCCATCATGGAAACTTTACAGAATAAAAGAGCTGTAAAACCAATAACATTACCATTTTACTTAAAGGGAAAGGAGAAAAATG GAAGTTTTCGatatgtgaaaataaatatcaagTCACCAAATTTGCGGGAAACAGTTCTAACGATCCTGAAAAGTTGTGATTTATCCACTGAATATGTGGACAAAATTCCCAAACCTCCTGAGCCAACTTACATATCACAAACGATCAAGGTTAATGTAGATAAAATGGATTTTTCTAACCTGAGTGAAAACGATCCAATATTTGGTCAATTcgttataaaacaaaaaattaaagaagCTCAAGATTCCTTCAAACTAAGAAATTGGCTTTTTAAAAATCATCAGAAAGCGAAGCTTTTAGGTGAGAAAAATAGGCCACTGGCTGAAGAGGTGAAAAGATTGCAAGAAGCTATTAGGGAAGAGTGGGatttattggaaataaaatGGAATTGTGGATGGAATGAAACCCAGTATAGAGGCTGTTTGCAGAGTTTCATGGCACTAGCTGAGCAACATCCTGACGCTATGCATCAGTTAAAAG gtaaagTTCTGGTTTTTGCTCCATTCACGGGTATAAGTTTAGATGGTCACATTATGTTGAATAGCGCAGAAGTTCGTCATAATTGGCTAGAA ttgataaaaaATGTCTCCTCTTATGATGCTGTTCTTGCAAGGATACCGAATTTCGAGAAAGCTGTTTCACAGGTTCTGAGAAACATAAAAATCGGAAGAAG gaAATTCATGTTTAAAATTATGGCAGGAGAGTATGAAAGAAATTTAATGCAAATAACTACTTCGATGAGTGATTATCTTAGTTACAGGAAATTTCCTAAAATTTGGCCTGCAACTCTGCAGAATTTTGAACTAGTTGTTGAAAA TGAAGCAGGACCACTAATGGTGTCTCCAACGGGCCAATTCATAATCCCTAGTTCTTTACCTGGTCAGTTACTAGTCAATTTTATAACAACTCACATGGAAGAGGCAAAAATAAAAGCAAACAACTATAAACA GGATAAACACAAAGAGAAATACCTACATAGCAAATGTAAAAACGACTTCAAATTAGAATTTCTAACAAAGGACGACAACGTGACACCAGAACTAATGATAAAATGCTGCGAGAAGttattgaataacaaaaatgaaGTCGATACATTTTTGGAAGGAATGACTCTAAACATCTGCACATATTATTCAGTCCTATCTGATGGAGTTATTTGTATTCCTTGGAATTTCGAATTATAA
- the LOC123678868 gene encoding T-cell activation inhibitor, mitochondrial isoform X1: MLHLNRNIPYLPTFRNIRCLSTSEISTALKPFYFAVHPDLFGQYPEQRIINENSLQQLSSIMETLQNKRAVKPITLPFYLKGKEKNGKCKLNFWKSLFNIFFQGSFRYVKINIKSPNLRETVLTILKSCDLSTEYVDKIPKPPEPTYISQTIKVNVDKMDFSNLSENDPIFGQFVIKQKIKEAQDSFKLRNWLFKNHQKAKLLGEKNRPLAEEVKRLQEAIREEWDLLEIKWNCGWNETQYRGCLQSFMALAEQHPDAMHQLKGKVLVFAPFTGISLDGHIMLNSAEVRHNWLELIKNVSSYDAVLARIPNFEKAVSQVLRNIKIGRRKFMFKIMAGEYERNLMQITTSMSDYLSYRKFPKIWPATLQNFELVVENEAGPLMVSPTGQFIIPSSLPGQLLVNFITTHMEEAKIKANNYKQDKHKEKYLHSKCKNDFKLEFLTKDDNVTPELMIKCCEKLLNNKNEVDTFLEGMTLNICTYYSVLSDGVICIPWNFEL; encoded by the exons ATGTTGCATCTTAATAGAAA tatcCCCTACCTACCTACATTTAGAAATATTAGATGCCTGAGTACTTCTGAAATATCAACAGCCTTGAAACCATTTTATTTTGCTGTACATCCAGATCTTTTTGGGCAGTATCCTGAGCAAAGG ATCATAAATGAGAACTCTCTCCAGCAGTTGAGTTCCATCATGGAAACTTTACAGAATAAAAGAGCTGTAAAACCAATAACATTACCATTTTACTTAAAGGGAAAGGAGAAAAATGGTAAgtgcaaattaaatttttggaaaagtcttttcaatatattctttCAAGGAAGTTTTCGatatgtgaaaataaatatcaagTCACCAAATTTGCGGGAAACAGTTCTAACGATCCTGAAAAGTTGTGATTTATCCACTGAATATGTGGACAAAATTCCCAAACCTCCTGAGCCAACTTACATATCACAAACGATCAAGGTTAATGTAGATAAAATGGATTTTTCTAACCTGAGTGAAAACGATCCAATATTTGGTCAATTcgttataaaacaaaaaattaaagaagCTCAAGATTCCTTCAAACTAAGAAATTGGCTTTTTAAAAATCATCAGAAAGCGAAGCTTTTAGGTGAGAAAAATAGGCCACTGGCTGAAGAGGTGAAAAGATTGCAAGAAGCTATTAGGGAAGAGTGGGatttattggaaataaaatGGAATTGTGGATGGAATGAAACCCAGTATAGAGGCTGTTTGCAGAGTTTCATGGCACTAGCTGAGCAACATCCTGACGCTATGCATCAGTTAAAAG gtaaagTTCTGGTTTTTGCTCCATTCACGGGTATAAGTTTAGATGGTCACATTATGTTGAATAGCGCAGAAGTTCGTCATAATTGGCTAGAA ttgataaaaaATGTCTCCTCTTATGATGCTGTTCTTGCAAGGATACCGAATTTCGAGAAAGCTGTTTCACAGGTTCTGAGAAACATAAAAATCGGAAGAAG gaAATTCATGTTTAAAATTATGGCAGGAGAGTATGAAAGAAATTTAATGCAAATAACTACTTCGATGAGTGATTATCTTAGTTACAGGAAATTTCCTAAAATTTGGCCTGCAACTCTGCAGAATTTTGAACTAGTTGTTGAAAA TGAAGCAGGACCACTAATGGTGTCTCCAACGGGCCAATTCATAATCCCTAGTTCTTTACCTGGTCAGTTACTAGTCAATTTTATAACAACTCACATGGAAGAGGCAAAAATAAAAGCAAACAACTATAAACA GGATAAACACAAAGAGAAATACCTACATAGCAAATGTAAAAACGACTTCAAATTAGAATTTCTAACAAAGGACGACAACGTGACACCAGAACTAATGATAAAATGCTGCGAGAAGttattgaataacaaaaatgaaGTCGATACATTTTTGGAAGGAATGACTCTAAACATCTGCACATATTATTCAGTCCTATCTGATGGAGTTATTTGTATTCCTTGGAATTTCGAATTATAA
- the LOC123678864 gene encoding neprilysin-2-like, protein MTTKLERILIATVVVLVILVPLIIVYIIEIGDGRKCLTAPCMKIAVNILDNLDQSVDPCDDFYMFACGNYLKNNFIPDDKTEISSFTVIEDSLAHKMRILLEEPIDEKTDIKPFKFVKAQYQTCLNSSQDNTDTLKYILRQLGGWPVLEGENWSDRNFDWRKLVHNLREAGLHSEIFLVISAETMMNNSHQRILEVDEPTVICKDYVKNGWDDKITKALYELMVDMVVILGTDRDKAEAEMRKVMNFHVDLAQIALSPEEKRASSSLMNMMTVSDLELVFPIVKWQSYLNNQLLGTTMVNRSTTVNVLHPKHLKKLNALIIHNEKRTIANYIMWVVVFTEIQYTNQQLRDRLNEFRKIAEGNTQNIPTWKNCVDDVTYGLPLVAGSLYVRRFFKKEAKDNMLDLVDLILNQFKKELRSVQWMEDESRRRALLKADSITSFIGYPDEILDDKKMIDYYAELGDPPENYLLLDLRMRNFTLKAHYRFLSETVDKKDWRKQHSPIDVNAFYEASSNSIHFPAGILQENFFNHEGPNYINFGRIGFLIGHEITHGFDDEGRLFDENGNMVDWWGEKTKEAFMENALCIIEQYNNNTVEEVNIKLNGENSQGENIADNGGIKQAYLAYVDWLSENGPDKSLPGLSSYSDQQMFWIASASAWCSKTRPERLKTMLISDEHVPMYYRINIPLSNSEYFAEDFKCSPETKMNPMIKCKVW, encoded by the exons ATGACGACCAAACTTGAAAGGATTTTGATCGCTACGGTTGTTGTCCTTGTTATATTGGTACCCTTGATAATTGTCTACATCATAG aaattgGAGATGGAAGAAAATGCCTGACAGCACCTTGCATGAAAATTGCTGTTAATATCCTCGATAATTTGGACCAATCTGTAGATCCTTGCGATGATTTTTACATGTTCGCCTGTGGAAATTACTTAAAGAACAACTTTATTCCAGATGACAAAACTGAAATAAGTTCTTTTACAGTAATAGA GGATTCCCTGGCGCACAAAATGAGAATATTACTAGAAGAACCTATTGACGAAAAAACAGATATCAAACCGTTCAAATTCGTAAAAGCTCAATACCAAACGTGTCTGAATTCAAGCCAAGACAATACAGATACCCTCAAATATATCTTGAGACAATTGGGAGGTTGGCCAGTTTTAGAGGGAGAGAATTGGAGTGATCGAAATTTTGACTGGAGAAAACTTGTTCACAATCTCCGTGAGGCTGGATTACATTCCGAAATATTTTTGGTTATAAGTGCCGAAACAATGATGAACAATTCTCATCAGAGGATATTGGAG GTGGATGAACCAACAGTTATTTGCAAGGATTATGTGAAAAATGGATGGGATGATAAAATAACAAAAGCCTTGTACGAACTTATGGTAGACATGGTAGTTATTTTGGGAACTGATCGAGATAAAGCAGAAGCTGAGATGAGAAAAGTCATGAATTTCCATGTGGATCTTGCTCAG ATAGCTCTTTCTCCAGAAGAAAAACGCGCCTCATCATCTCTCATGAATATGATGACTGTGAGTGACTTGGAGCTGGTATTCCCAATTGTAAAATGGCAATCCTATTTAAACAATCAATTACTGGGAACAACAATGGTCAATAGGAGCACCACAGTGAATGTTCTTCATCCGAAGCATTTGAAGAAATTGAACGCATTGATAATTCATAACGAAAAAAG AACGATAGCCAATTACATCATGTGGGTTGTGGTCTTCACTGAAATCCAATATACCAACCAACAGCTCAGAGACAGGTTGAACGAGTTCAGAAAAATTGCAGAAGgaaatacccaaaatattcctACGTGGAAGAATTGTGTGGATGATGTAACATATGG CCTTCCTCTGGTCGCTGGATCTCTGTATGTCCGTCGTTTCTTCAAGAAAGAGGCAAAAGACAACATGCTAGATTTGGTAGACTTAATTCTAAACCAATTCAAAAAAGAACTGAGGAGCGTTCAATGGATGGAAGACGAATCCAGAAGAAGAGCATTGCTGAAGGCAGACTCGATTACATCATTCATAGGTTACCCAGACGAGATTTTGGACGATAAAAAAATGATTGATTATTACGCTGAA CTGGGTGATCCACCAGAGAATTACTTACTGCTAGATCTTCGAATGAGGAATTTCACATTGAAAGCACACTACAGATTTTTATCAGAAACAGTCGACAAGAAAGATTGGAGGAAACAACATTCTCCAATCGATGTTAATGCATTTTATGAGGCTAGTTCAAACAGCATAC ATTTCCCAGCCGGAATACTTCAAGAGAACTTCTTCAATCACGAAGGACCAAACTACATCAATTTTGGAAGAATTGGGTTTTTGATTGGACATGAAATCACCCATGGGTTCGATGATGAAGGGAGACTTTTCGATGAAAACGGTAATATGGTAGATTGGTGGGGAGAAAAGACGAAAGAAGCCTTCATGGAGAACGCCCTCTGTATTATTGAACAATATAACAACAACACTGTCGAAGAGGTCAACATTAAG TTAAACGGGGAAAACAGTCAAGGAGAAAATATAGCAGATAACGGTGGAATAAAACAAGCCTATTTGGCCTATGTGGATTGGCTTTCGGAAAATGGTCCAGACAAATCTTTGCCAGGTCTTTCATCTTATTCAGATCAGCAGATGTTCTGGATTGCTTCAGCTAGTGCGTGGTGTTCAAAAACAAGGCCGGAAAGACTGAAAACTATGCTGATCTCTGATGAGCACGTTCCGATGTATTATAGAATAAATATACCCCTATCAAATTCAGAATATTTCGCAGAAGATTTCAAATGTTCACCAGAAACTAAAATGAATCCCATGATTAAATGTAAAGTATGGTAG
- the LOC123678869 gene encoding protein crossbronx homolog: MSYEGDTTSQGANLGESSRFVRQGSLRKVIPGEHNNENLFLKNKGELGKIYKNIRLEYIILAEYKSAISENIQGVYVIPSRDNFLVWFGIIFIRKGPYEEGVFRFDLILDQEFPDTPKLPVVRFQSKMFHPAVNIATNELNLSTAFTKWVKTDNHIWQVLKYVQWIFHNVEGSLPHAVNEEAATLFKDNKEEFLSRTRSVVKESLERLYDDPPTEDKHYISFEVYNPNIHESTTAQLLTQKHKELSKYRKSWVLPGSIKPLSRPPTPDSEKES; this comes from the exons ATGAGTTATGAAGGGGATACAACCTCACAG GGAGCCAATTTAGGAGAAAGTTCAAGATTTGTTAGACAAGGATCCTTGAGAAAAGTAATACCAGGCGaacataataatgaaaatttgtttctaAAAAACAAAGGAGAACTGGgcaaaatttacaaaaatatacGTTTGGAGTATATAATTCTAGCTGAATA TAAATCAGCAATAAGcgaaaatatacaaggtgtctaTGTAATTCCATCAAGGGATAATTTCTTAG tttggtttggaataattttcatcagaaaaggaccATATGAAGAAGGGGTATTTCGATTCGATTTAATTCTTGACCAAGAATTTCCTGACACACCCAAACTTCCT gttGTACGCTTTCAATCGAAAATGTTCCATCCTGCTGTAAATATAGCAACCAATGAATTGAACCTGTCAACAGCATTTACAAAATGGGTTAAAACAGACAATCATATTTGGCAAGTTTTGAAATATGTTCAGTGGATATTCCATAACGTAGAAGGCAGCTTACCACATGCTGTTAATGAAGAAGCTGCGACATT ATTCAAAGACAACAAGGAAGAGTTTCTGAGCAGAACAAGAAGCGTAGTTAAGGAAAGCTTGGAACGTCTTTATGATGATCCTCCTACAGAAGATAAACATTACATCAGCTTCGAAGTGTACAACCCAAATATACACGAGTCTACAACAGCACAACTTTTAACGCAAAAACATAAAGAACTTTCTAAATATCGAAAATCGTGGGTTTTGCCTGGAAGTATCAAACCTTTGAGTAGACCTCCTACACCAGATTCTGAAAAAGAGTCATGA
- the LOC123678867 gene encoding transcription initiation factor TFIID subunit 5 — translation MNNAMAGNNTSVEDVNKSHLAAVLQILKKYNLKNTEELFKKEANISDGLESSSNLQRESNVSSVLTGYKSDGDPETYINSYRELKNFVEDSLDIYKHELGTILYPILVHMYLELVYNGHTEKAITLMKAFGPEQDSYYQDDLRKLALVTNREHMNGNELTDTFKSHQFIIRMSRDTLSLLKRHLNDRKASVLLNIVQEHLYFDMYEGVARNKSQIDATSGAVGGEAKRQDNKVKVFYGIPKAPDIQSLAAPIEEEDGEDQENPEKPKKKKAKKDPLFSKKTKSDPNAPPPDRIPAPDLKDNDKLEKVKALREASKRVTLGPETLPSVCCYTLMNTSQSVCCAEITEDSSMLAVGFSDAVIKVWSLVPQKLKTLKSAQQLQEVNIDAEDLMVRIMNERSGEICRTLTGHAGPVYAVSFSPDRTLLLSCSEDSTIRLWSLQIWTSLVVYKGHLFPVWDVKFSPLGYYFASASHDRTARLWATDHYSPLRLFAGHFSDVDCLQFHPNSNYIATGSSDRRVCLWDCTTGNHVRLMTGHKAPIHALAFSVCGRFLSSSGADCRVLIWDLSHGHLVAELTGHEKPVHTLNFSRCGNILCSGGLDFSLKVWDFSKITEDISSEEVNVSHNPDIKTGEQYLLRDFATKSSPLIHLHFTRRNLLLAVATYDGSNP, via the exons atgaataacGCTATGGCTGGTAATAATACCTCGGTAGAAGATGTGAACAAATCGCATCTAGCTGCCGTGTTgcagattttgaaaaaatacaacCTGAAG AATACTGAGGAACTCTTCAAGAAAGAAGCTAATATTAGTGACGGCTTGGAATCCTCGTCAAATTTACAAAGAGAATCTAATGTTAGTAGTGTATTGACTGGATATAAAAGTGATGGAGATCCAGAAACATATATTAATTCTTAccgtgaattgaaaaatttcgttGAAGATTCTCTAGACATATATAAGCATGAATTGGGAACGATTTTATACCCTATTCTTGTCCATATGTACTTGGAATTGGTGTATAATGGTCATACAGAAAAAGCAATAACTTTGATGAAGGCATTTGGTCCAGAACAAGATTCATATTATCAAGATGACTTAAGAAAATTAGCTTTAGTTACTAACAGAGAACACATGAATGGAAACGAGTTGACTGATACCTTCAAATCTCATCAATTCATCATAAGGATGTCGAGAGATACATTGTCATTATTAAAGAGACATTTAAATGATAGAAAGGCTTCAGTTCTGCTGAATATTGTTCAGgaacatttatattttgatatgtaTGAAGGTGTTGCAAGGAATAAGAGTCAAATAGATGCTACTTCTGGAGCAGTTGGTGGTGAAGCTAAAAGACAAG ATAATAAAGTCAAAGTTTTTTATGGTATTCCAAAGGCACCTGATATACAAAGCTTGGCTGCTCCAATTGAAGAAGAAGATGGTGAGGATCAGGAAAATCCAGAAAAACCCAAAAAGAAAAAGGCGAAGAAGGATCCCTTGTTTTCCAAAAAAACCAAATCTGATCCAAATGCACCACCTCCAGATAGAATACCAGCCCCTGATTT gaaaGATAATGATAAATTAGAAAAAGTAAAAGCATTACGTGAAGCATCAAAAAGAGTCACTCTGGGACCAGAAACATTACCGTCAGTTTGCTGTTATACTCTAATGAATACAAGTCAATC GGTATGTTGCGCCGAAATCACTGAAGACTCTAGTATGTTAGCAGTGGGTTTCAGCGATGCAGTCATCAAAGTTTGGAGTTTAGTACCTCAAAAACTTAAGACACTAAAATCCGCCCAACAACTACAAGAAGTTAACATTGATGCGGAAGATCTCATG GTGAGAATCATGAATGAAAGATCTGGAGAGATTTGCCGTACACTAACAGGACATGCCGGTCCAGTTTATGCAGTGTCCTTTTCACCAGATCGTACTCTTCTGCTGAGTTGTTCGGAAGATTCAACGATTCGATTGTGGAGTCTGCAGATATGGACCAGTCTGGTGGTTTACAAAGGACATTTGTTCCCAGTGTGGGATGTCAAGTTTTCTCCCCTGGGATATTATTTTGCCAGTGCTTCGCACGACAGAACTGCAAGACTGTGGGCTACCGATCATTATTCTCCATTGAGATTGTTTGCGGGACACTTTTCTGATGTTGAC TGCCTCCAATTCCACCCGAACTCAAACTACATAGCGACAGGATCAAGCGACAGAAGGGTATGCTTGTGGGATTGCACCACAGGAAATCACGTCCGGTTGATGACCGGCCATAAGGCTCCAATTCATGCGCTTGCCTTCAGTGTCTGCGGACGGTTTCTGTCCTCTTCCGGAGCAGATTGTAGAGTCCTCATTTGGGACTTATCTCACGGTCATTTGGTAGCTGAACTCACAGGACACGAGAAACCCGTACACACCCTAAACTTCAGCCGATGTGGAAATATTCTTTGTTCCGGCGGATTGGACTTCAGCCTAAAAGTTTGGGACTTCAGCAAAATTACGGAAGACATAAGCTCCGAAGAGGTGAACGTGTCTCATAATCCCGATATAAAGACTGGTGAACAGTATTTACTAAGAGATTTCGCTACTAAAAGTAGTCCGTTGATACATTTGCATTTTACAAGAAGGAATCTTTTATTGGCTGTTGCCACTTATGACGGTTCTAATCCTTAG